A single region of the Pseudomonas sp. GGS8 genome encodes:
- a CDS encoding glucan biosynthesis protein D, whose protein sequence is MHRRNLLKASMAIAAYTGLSATGLLAVNAWAGSGTADGDAQAFDFEALKSQAKQLAAKPYQDTKQVLPPTLATMTPQNFNAIRYDGNHSLWKDLKGQLDVQFFHVGMGFKQPVRMYSVDPKTRLAREVHFRPSLFNYEKTTVDTQQLKGDLGFSGFKLFKAPELDQHDVLSFLGASYFRAVDATGQYGLSARGLAIDTYAKKREEFPDFTKFWFETPDKDSTRFVVYALLDSPSATGAYRFDIDCQAERVVMEVDAHVNARTAIEQLGIAPMTSMFSCGTHERRMCDTIHPQIHDSDRLAMWRGNGEWICRPLNNPATLQFNAFADTDPKGFGLVQTDHEFVSYQDTVDWYSKRPSLWVEPTTAWGEGSIDLLEIPTTGETLDNIVAFWTPKKPVAAGDSLNYGYKLYWSALPPTGTPLARVNATRSGMGGFIEGWAPGEHYPEVWARRFAVDFTGGGLDRLPEGAGIEPVVTCSNGEVKDFNVLVLDDIKGYRITFDWYPTNDSVAPVELRLFIRTNDRTLSETWLYQYFPPAPDKRKYT, encoded by the coding sequence ATGCACCGCAGGAATTTGCTCAAAGCCTCCATGGCCATCGCGGCTTACACCGGTCTCTCGGCCACCGGCCTGCTGGCCGTGAACGCCTGGGCCGGTAGCGGCACTGCCGATGGCGACGCCCAGGCGTTCGACTTCGAAGCGCTGAAGAGCCAGGCCAAACAGCTCGCCGCCAAGCCGTATCAGGACACCAAGCAGGTGCTGCCGCCGACGCTGGCGACCATGACGCCGCAGAACTTCAACGCGATCCGCTACGACGGCAATCATTCGCTGTGGAAGGATCTGAAAGGTCAGCTGGACGTGCAGTTCTTCCACGTCGGCATGGGTTTCAAGCAGCCGGTGCGCATGTACAGCGTCGATCCCAAGACTCGACTGGCGCGCGAGGTGCATTTCCGCCCGTCGCTGTTCAATTATGAAAAAACCACCGTCGACACCCAGCAGCTCAAGGGCGACCTGGGCTTTTCCGGTTTCAAGCTGTTCAAGGCCCCGGAGCTGGATCAGCACGACGTCTTGTCGTTCCTCGGCGCCAGCTATTTCCGTGCGGTAGACGCTACAGGCCAATACGGTTTGTCGGCCCGCGGCCTGGCGATCGACACCTACGCCAAGAAGCGCGAAGAGTTTCCGGACTTCACCAAGTTCTGGTTCGAGACACCGGACAAGGACAGCACCCGTTTCGTGGTGTACGCCCTGCTCGACTCGCCGAGCGCCACCGGTGCCTACCGTTTTGACATCGATTGCCAGGCCGAACGTGTGGTGATGGAAGTCGACGCGCACGTCAACGCCCGCACTGCCATCGAGCAACTGGGCATCGCACCGATGACTAGCATGTTCAGCTGCGGCACCCACGAGCGCCGCATGTGCGACACCATTCACCCGCAGATCCATGACTCCGATCGCCTGGCGATGTGGCGCGGCAACGGCGAGTGGATTTGCCGCCCGCTGAACAACCCGGCCACCCTGCAATTCAACGCCTTCGCCGACACCGACCCGAAAGGCTTTGGTCTGGTGCAGACCGATCATGAATTCGTCAGTTATCAAGACACCGTCGACTGGTACAGCAAGCGTCCGAGCCTGTGGGTAGAACCTACAACCGCGTGGGGCGAAGGCTCCATCGATTTGCTGGAAATTCCTACGACCGGCGAAACCCTGGATAACATCGTCGCATTCTGGACGCCGAAAAAACCGGTCGCCGCCGGTGACTCCCTGAACTACGGCTATAAGCTCTACTGGAGCGCCCTGCCACCGACGGGTACGCCGCTGGCACGGGTCAATGCGACCCGTTCGGGCATGGGCGGCTTCATCGAAGGCTGGGCACCGGGCGAGCATTACCCGGAAGTCTGGGCACGTCGCTTCGCTGTGGACTTCACCGGCGGCGGCCTGGACCGCTTGCCCGAAGGCGCCGGGATCGAACCAGTGGTGACCTGCTCGAACGGCGAAGTGAAGGACTTCAATGTGTTGGTGCTCGATGACATCAAGGGCTACCGAATCACCTTCGACTGGTACCCGACCAATGACAGCGTGGCACCGGTAGAGCTGCGGCTGTTCATTCGCACCAATGACCGCACGTTGAGTGAAACCTGGCTGTACCAGTATTTCCCGCCGGCGCCCGATAAGCGCAAATACACCTGA
- a CDS encoding NADH:flavin oxidoreductase/NADH oxidase has protein sequence MSLLLEPYTLRQLTLLNRIAVSPMCQYSSVDGLANDWHLVHLGSRAIGGAGLVFTEATAVTADGRITAQDLGLWDDQQIEPLQRITRFIAAQGAVAGIQLAHAGRKASTHRPWLGKHGSVKPEDGGWIPVGPSPIAFDPQHTPPKQLNESEIAEIIQAFVESAKRALTAGFKVLEVHAAHGYLLHQFLSPLSNQRRDQYGGSFENRIRLVLQVTEAVRAVWPEELPVFVRVSATDWVEDGWNPDETVELARRLKDLGVDLIDVSSGGTAANAEIPTGPGYQTRFAERVRKESGIATGTVGMITEPAQAEHILRTCQADIIFLARELLRDPYWPLHADDDLGGHKAIWPAQYQRATHRDQPIHESDLRD, from the coding sequence ATGAGTCTGCTGCTTGAACCCTATACCCTTCGTCAATTGACCCTGCTCAACCGCATTGCGGTGTCACCGATGTGCCAGTACTCCAGCGTCGATGGGCTGGCCAATGACTGGCACCTGGTCCACCTCGGCAGCCGCGCGATCGGCGGCGCCGGTCTGGTATTCACCGAAGCCACGGCGGTCACCGCCGACGGGCGAATCACCGCCCAGGACCTCGGCCTCTGGGATGATCAACAGATCGAACCCTTGCAGCGTATTACGCGCTTCATCGCCGCCCAAGGCGCTGTCGCCGGCATTCAGTTGGCTCACGCCGGGCGCAAGGCCAGCACGCATCGGCCGTGGCTGGGCAAGCATGGCAGCGTCAAGCCGGAAGATGGCGGCTGGATCCCGGTCGGCCCTTCGCCGATCGCATTCGACCCCCAGCACACACCGCCGAAGCAGCTTAATGAGAGCGAGATCGCCGAGATCATTCAGGCCTTTGTCGAGTCGGCCAAACGGGCATTGACCGCCGGTTTCAAAGTGCTCGAAGTGCACGCGGCCCATGGTTACCTGTTGCATCAATTTCTTTCGCCCTTGAGCAATCAACGGCGCGATCAGTACGGCGGCTCGTTCGAAAATCGCATTCGGCTGGTGTTGCAAGTCACCGAAGCGGTACGGGCCGTGTGGCCTGAAGAGTTACCGGTGTTTGTACGGGTATCGGCCACTGACTGGGTGGAAGACGGCTGGAACCCCGACGAAACCGTGGAGCTGGCACGACGCCTGAAAGATCTGGGTGTGGACCTGATCGACGTCTCGTCGGGCGGGACGGCAGCTAACGCCGAGATTCCCACAGGCCCTGGTTATCAGACCCGTTTCGCCGAGCGGGTACGCAAGGAGTCGGGCATTGCCACCGGCACCGTCGGCATGATCACCGAGCCAGCCCAGGCCGAGCATATTCTGCGTACTTGTCAGGCCGACATCATCTTCCTCGCCCGGGAGTTGTTGCGCGATCCGTATTGGCCGCTGCATGCCGATGACGATCTGGGTGGGCACAAGGCGATATGGCCGGCGCAATACCAGCGTGCCACCCATCGCGACCAGCCGATTCATGAATCGGATTTGCGTGACTGA
- the recJ gene encoding single-stranded-DNA-specific exonuclease RecJ: MRIEPRLLPDTLPFLGDIPPLLTRLYAARGVQSEAELDKSLARLIPFQQLKGIEAAVDLLVTALEQRQRILIVGDFDADGATASTVGMLGLRLLGAAHVDYLVPNRFEYGYGLTPEIVEVALTRDPQLLITVDNGISSVEGVAAAKKAGLKVLVTDHHLPGDELPLADAIVNPNQPGCAFPSKALAGVGVIFYVLMALRARLRSLGWYESKPQPNIGELLDLVALGSVADVVPLDANNRILVHQGLERIRAGRARPGIKAILEVAKRDHSRITSTDLGFILGPRLNAAGRLDDMSLGIECLLTEDAGAAREMAAQLDGMNQDRKSIEQGMQREALAQLKDLPVESMPFGLCLFDPEWHQGVIGILASRMKERYFRPTIAFADAGDGLLKGSGRSVQGFHIRDALSVVAAQHPNLISKYGGHAMAAGLTLPEANFPLFAEAFDAEVRRQMREEDLTGRLLSDGTLAVEEFHLELARALRHAGPWGQHFPEPLFHGVFQLVEQRVVGERHLKVVLKSECGSVKLDGIAFGIDRDIWPNPTIKWVELAYKLDLNEFRGNETVQLMIAHIEPR; this comes from the coding sequence ATGCGCATCGAACCTCGCCTGTTGCCCGACACCTTGCCATTCCTCGGTGATATTCCGCCGCTGTTGACCCGCCTTTACGCGGCGCGGGGCGTGCAGTCCGAGGCTGAACTGGACAAGAGCCTGGCGCGGCTGATTCCGTTTCAGCAGCTCAAAGGCATCGAGGCGGCAGTGGATTTGCTGGTGACGGCCCTGGAGCAGCGTCAGCGGATTCTGATCGTCGGCGACTTCGACGCCGATGGCGCGACGGCCAGTACCGTGGGCATGCTGGGGCTGCGTCTGTTGGGCGCGGCGCATGTCGACTACCTGGTGCCGAACCGCTTCGAGTACGGCTACGGCCTGACCCCGGAAATCGTCGAAGTGGCGCTGACCCGCGATCCGCAGTTGCTGATCACCGTGGACAACGGCATTTCCAGCGTCGAAGGCGTGGCAGCGGCGAAAAAGGCCGGGCTCAAGGTGCTGGTCACCGATCACCACTTGCCCGGCGATGAGCTGCCGTTGGCCGATGCCATCGTCAATCCGAACCAGCCGGGTTGCGCGTTCCCGAGCAAAGCCCTGGCCGGCGTCGGGGTGATTTTCTATGTGCTGATGGCCCTGCGCGCGCGCTTGCGCAGCCTGGGCTGGTACGAAAGCAAGCCGCAGCCGAACATTGGCGAATTGCTGGACCTGGTGGCGCTGGGCAGCGTCGCCGACGTGGTGCCGCTGGATGCCAACAACCGGATTCTGGTGCATCAGGGCCTGGAACGGATTCGCGCCGGGCGCGCGCGGCCGGGGATCAAGGCGATCCTTGAAGTGGCCAAGCGTGACCATTCGCGCATTACTTCCACTGACCTTGGCTTCATCCTCGGCCCGCGCCTGAACGCGGCAGGAAGGCTAGATGACATGAGCCTGGGCATCGAATGCCTGCTCACCGAAGACGCGGGCGCTGCCCGTGAAATGGCCGCCCAGCTGGATGGCATGAACCAGGACCGTAAATCCATCGAACAGGGCATGCAGCGTGAGGCGCTGGCCCAGCTCAAGGATTTACCGGTGGAATCGATGCCGTTCGGCCTGTGCCTGTTCGATCCCGAGTGGCACCAGGGTGTCATCGGTATTCTCGCCTCGCGTATGAAAGAGCGCTATTTCCGTCCGACCATTGCCTTTGCCGATGCCGGCGATGGCCTGCTCAAGGGCTCGGGGCGTTCGGTTCAGGGCTTTCACATTCGCGATGCCTTGAGCGTGGTCGCGGCGCAACATCCGAACCTGATCAGCAAATACGGCGGCCACGCCATGGCGGCCGGCCTGACCTTGCCGGAAGCGAATTTTCCGTTGTTCGCCGAAGCTTTCGACGCTGAAGTGCGCAGGCAAATGCGCGAAGAAGACCTGACCGGGCGCCTGCTGTCGGACGGCACCTTGGCGGTCGAGGAGTTTCACCTGGAACTGGCCCGCGCTCTGCGCCACGCCGGACCTTGGGGGCAACACTTTCCGGAGCCGCTGTTTCACGGGGTGTTTCAGTTGGTCGAGCAGCGGGTAGTGGGCGAGCGGCACCTTAAAGTGGTGCTGAAGAGTGAATGTGGCTCGGTGAAGCTGGATGGTATCGCCTTCGGGATCGACCGCGACATCTGGCCGAATCCGACCATCAAGTGGGTGGAGTTGGCCTACAAGCTCGACCTCAACGAGTTCCGTGGCAACGAGACCGTTCAGTTGATGATTGCCCACATCGAACCGCGATAA
- a CDS encoding YaeQ family protein → MAQPSTTYKFELNLTDLDRSVYESVKQTIARHPSETEERMTVRLLAYAFWYNEQLSFGRGLSDVDEPALWEKSLDDRVLHWIEVGQPDADRLTWCSRRTERTSLLAYGSLRVWEGKVIPAIKTLKNVNIAAVPQEVLETLAKDMPRVIKWDVMISEGTIFVTDDRGQHEVQLQWLAGERG, encoded by the coding sequence ATGGCCCAGCCGTCCACGACCTACAAGTTTGAACTGAACCTCACCGACCTCGACCGCAGCGTCTACGAGAGCGTGAAGCAGACCATCGCCCGTCACCCTTCGGAAACTGAAGAGCGCATGACCGTGCGGCTGCTGGCCTACGCCTTCTGGTACAACGAGCAGCTGTCGTTCGGTCGCGGTCTGTCAGACGTGGACGAACCGGCGCTGTGGGAAAAGAGCCTGGACGACCGTGTCCTGCACTGGATCGAAGTCGGCCAGCCAGATGCCGACCGCCTGACCTGGTGCTCGCGCCGCACCGAGCGCACCAGCCTGCTGGCCTACGGCAGCCTGCGTGTCTGGGAAGGCAAAGTGATCCCGGCGATCAAGACCCTGAAAAACGTCAACATCGCCGCCGTGCCCCAGGAAGTGCTGGAAACCCTGGCCAAGGACATGCCGCGCGTTATCAAGTGGGACGTGATGATCAGCGAAGGAACGATTTTCGTCACCGACGACCGTGGTCAGCACGAAGTCCAGTTGCAATGGCTGGCCGGCGAACGCGGCTGA
- a CDS encoding CaiB/BaiF CoA-transferase family protein — translation MPFSNKPLSGLKVIELGTLIAGPFASRICGEFGAEVIKIESPDGGDPLRKWRKLYEGTSLWWFVQARNKKSLTLNLKHPDGLAILKQLLSEADILIENFRPGVLEKLGLGWEVLHALNPKLVMVRLSGFGQTGPMKDQPGFGAVGESMGGLRYITGFEDRPPVRTGISIGDSIAALWGVIGALMALRHREVNGGLGQVVDVALYEAIFAMMESMVPEFDVFGFIRERTGNIMPGITPSSIHTSADGKHVQIGANGDAIFKRFMLVIGREDLANDPALASNDGRDSRRDEIYGVIDRWVNSLPLDAVIEQLNQADVPASRIFSAEDMFSDPQYLAREMFLQAKLPDGKDFKMPGIVPKLSETPGTSEWVGPQLGEHNAQVLHDLGYDPAQIARLREDGAI, via the coding sequence ATGCCGTTCTCCAATAAACCGCTCTCGGGTCTGAAAGTCATCGAATTGGGTACGTTGATTGCCGGGCCGTTTGCCTCGCGTATTTGCGGCGAATTCGGCGCCGAAGTGATCAAGATCGAGTCACCGGACGGCGGTGATCCGTTGCGCAAATGGCGCAAATTGTACGAAGGCACCTCGCTGTGGTGGTTCGTTCAGGCGCGCAACAAGAAATCCCTGACCCTGAACCTGAAACACCCCGATGGCCTGGCGATCCTGAAACAGCTGCTCAGTGAAGCGGACATCCTGATCGAGAATTTTCGTCCCGGCGTGCTGGAAAAACTCGGCCTGGGCTGGGAAGTGTTGCACGCACTGAACCCGAAACTGGTGATGGTGCGGCTCTCGGGCTTTGGCCAGACCGGGCCGATGAAAGATCAGCCGGGCTTCGGCGCGGTCGGTGAATCCATGGGCGGCCTGCGCTACATCACCGGGTTCGAGGACCGACCGCCAGTGCGCACCGGAATATCCATCGGCGATTCGATTGCCGCGCTCTGGGGCGTGATCGGTGCACTGATGGCCTTGCGTCATCGCGAGGTCAACGGAGGCTTGGGCCAAGTGGTGGACGTGGCGCTGTATGAAGCGATCTTCGCCATGATGGAAAGCATGGTCCCGGAGTTCGACGTGTTCGGCTTCATCCGCGAACGCACCGGCAACATCATGCCGGGCATCACACCCTCCTCCATCCACACCAGCGCCGACGGTAAACACGTACAGATCGGCGCCAACGGCGATGCGATCTTCAAGCGCTTCATGCTGGTCATCGGGCGCGAGGACCTGGCCAACGACCCAGCGCTGGCCAGTAATGATGGGCGTGACAGCCGTCGCGACGAGATTTACGGGGTGATCGATCGCTGGGTCAACTCACTGCCGCTGGACGCGGTGATCGAGCAATTGAACCAGGCCGACGTTCCCGCCAGCCGGATCTTCAGCGCCGAAGACATGTTCAGCGATCCGCAGTACCTGGCCCGGGAAATGTTCCTACAAGCCAAGCTGCCCGACGGCAAGGACTTCAAGATGCCCGGCATCGTACCGAAGCTTTCCGAGACACCCGGCACCTCGGAATGGGTCGGGCCGCAGTTGGGTGAACATAATGCGCAGGTCCTCCACGATCTGGGTTACGACCCGGCACAGATCGCACGGCTGCGTGAAGACGGGGCCATCTAA
- a CDS encoding TIGR02285 family protein, with protein MKTGPSKLNRLLSSVLGYAGIGRVLAALGLLSGLISPALAQPKEHLLWLLRDLPPLTIFEGPQKGQGVIDQLMPLLIADMPQYEHTLMRVNRARGMQMLHKETFTCDPSLVWSQEREQWIAFSIPAFRVVSNGLVIRREDRPVLEPFLSNGEVDLAALLASGRQKVGVIAERRYGQFLDTLLQQAPAGALTPHYGNDALGSLLQMQRLGRLQVVLGYWPEIRYQAHQANLADEQLEFYPIKGTGKYMPVYIGCSNTPQGRQAISEINRLLRALPREHLDPLYADWLDPQRRKDYLEETWAFFEHQVRQ; from the coding sequence GTGAAGACGGGGCCATCTAAGCTGAATCGCCTGCTTTCATCCGTCCTCGGTTACGCCGGCATCGGGCGCGTGCTGGCGGCGCTCGGGCTATTGTCGGGCCTGATATCCCCGGCACTGGCGCAACCTAAGGAGCATTTGCTTTGGCTGCTGCGCGACCTGCCGCCACTGACAATCTTCGAAGGTCCGCAAAAGGGTCAGGGCGTTATCGACCAATTGATGCCCCTACTGATCGCCGATATGCCGCAGTACGAACACACCCTGATGCGGGTCAATCGCGCCCGCGGCATGCAGATGCTTCACAAAGAAACTTTTACCTGCGACCCCTCGCTGGTCTGGAGCCAGGAACGCGAACAATGGATCGCGTTTTCCATTCCGGCCTTCCGAGTGGTCAGCAATGGGTTGGTGATCCGACGTGAAGACCGGCCGGTGCTGGAGCCGTTTCTTTCCAACGGTGAAGTCGATCTGGCGGCACTGTTGGCCAGCGGTCGACAGAAAGTCGGTGTAATTGCCGAGCGCCGTTACGGTCAGTTCCTCGACACGCTGCTGCAACAGGCACCGGCCGGCGCGCTGACGCCCCACTATGGTAATGACGCCCTTGGCAGCCTGTTGCAGATGCAGCGCCTGGGTCGTTTGCAGGTGGTATTGGGTTACTGGCCGGAAATCCGCTATCAGGCTCATCAGGCAAACCTGGCCGATGAACAGCTGGAGTTCTATCCGATCAAAGGCACGGGCAAATACATGCCCGTGTACATCGGTTGCTCGAATACCCCCCAGGGTCGACAGGCGATCAGTGAGATCAACCGACTACTGCGCGCCCTGCCCCGCGAGCATCTGGACCCGCTGTATGCCGACTGGCTCGACCCGCAAAGACGCAAGGATTACCTGGAAGAAACCTGGGCCTTTTTCGAGCATCAGGTCAGGCAATGA
- a CDS encoding DUF3509 domain-containing protein, with the protein MESISLLLGEALSPYQVTLTPSGAHGECLVTLKSATGAIVVERLFNQAQLTDKRLLTDVVDGLHRDVLIAEGRLEPCVIAALRNAAQDKRLANRN; encoded by the coding sequence ATGGAAAGTATCAGTCTATTGCTCGGTGAGGCTCTGAGCCCCTACCAGGTCACATTGACCCCATCGGGTGCCCATGGCGAATGCCTGGTGACGCTCAAGAGTGCGACCGGCGCTATCGTGGTCGAGCGGTTGTTCAATCAGGCCCAGTTAACCGACAAACGCCTGCTGACGGATGTCGTCGACGGCTTGCACCGCGACGTGCTGATCGCTGAGGGACGCCTGGAGCCCTGTGTCATCGCGGCGTTGCGCAATGCTGCTCAGGACAAGCGCCTGGCCAACCGAAATTGA
- a CDS encoding transporter substrate-binding domain-containing protein, with amino-acid sequence MLFFRGFKPAACWIFLVGAMSVTQWGLAAQLATYEPRGAVADAAIGLDAQELQWIAEHPTVIVASAQYPLYLFKDEHGHWSGLNNDVLNRISAMTGLKFLHKETFSTDQLLEQLENGAADMSTTLAMSEERKEFLDFSHAFGGAGWVFVGLAGAPAVQSMQQLSKRVLVLPARHALEASIRRDYPAIELRSVKTYAEARALVESGEAYATIENETGAQLYPSGQLKVGDTVEGKWEADHLAVRKGQPQLLSILNKALEAFPPAELRAIRLKWLDGIVPVQTPSTWQRINEWGCWGVFFASVFALLSLLWNRRLAMLIQQRRDAEKNLNDQLAFQHALIDAMPDPMFVRDLEGRLIMCNKSYEENLSTRFDQVQGRQLIELDVLPKETAEQLHAEFMAQLGTRKTRFSERQLMFKDGVRDIYQWTVPFYSADGQLRGLLGGWTDLAKRTRQA; translated from the coding sequence ATGCTGTTTTTTAGAGGGTTTAAACCAGCCGCGTGCTGGATATTTTTGGTCGGCGCCATGAGCGTTACCCAATGGGGGCTGGCGGCGCAATTGGCGACTTATGAACCCCGGGGGGCGGTCGCCGACGCCGCGATCGGGCTAGACGCTCAGGAGCTGCAATGGATTGCGGAACATCCGACGGTCATCGTTGCGTCGGCGCAGTACCCGTTGTATCTGTTCAAGGATGAGCACGGACACTGGAGCGGTTTGAATAACGATGTGCTCAACCGCATCAGCGCCATGACAGGGTTGAAGTTCCTCCATAAAGAGACGTTTTCCACCGATCAGTTGCTGGAGCAGCTGGAAAACGGCGCGGCAGACATGAGCACCACATTGGCAATGAGTGAGGAGCGCAAGGAGTTTCTGGATTTCAGTCATGCGTTCGGTGGTGCGGGCTGGGTGTTCGTCGGGTTGGCGGGGGCGCCAGCGGTGCAATCCATGCAGCAGCTGTCGAAAAGAGTATTGGTGCTGCCGGCCCGGCATGCGCTGGAGGCGAGCATTCGTCGCGACTATCCGGCCATCGAGCTGCGTTCGGTCAAAACCTACGCCGAGGCCAGGGCGTTGGTTGAAAGCGGCGAAGCCTACGCCACCATCGAGAACGAAACCGGGGCACAGCTCTATCCGTCCGGACAGCTCAAGGTGGGCGATACGGTGGAGGGTAAATGGGAGGCCGATCATCTGGCGGTACGCAAAGGCCAGCCGCAATTGTTGAGCATCCTCAACAAGGCGCTCGAAGCGTTTCCGCCTGCCGAGTTACGCGCCATTCGCTTGAAGTGGCTCGATGGGATTGTTCCTGTACAGACGCCTTCGACCTGGCAACGAATAAACGAATGGGGCTGTTGGGGCGTTTTTTTCGCCAGTGTTTTTGCGCTGCTATCCCTGTTGTGGAACCGGCGACTAGCGATGCTGATCCAGCAACGTCGGGACGCCGAAAAAAACCTTAATGACCAGCTCGCCTTCCAGCACGCCTTGATAGACGCCATGCCCGATCCGATGTTCGTGCGTGATCTGGAAGGGCGATTGATCATGTGCAACAAAAGTTACGAGGAGAATTTGTCGACTCGTTTCGACCAGGTTCAGGGGCGCCAACTGATCGAACTCGATGTCTTGCCCAAAGAAACCGCCGAGCAACTGCACGCCGAGTTCATGGCCCAGCTCGGTACGCGCAAGACCCGCTTCAGCGAACGTCAGTTGATGTTCAAGGACGGTGTCAGGGACATTTATCAGTGGACGGTGCCGTTTTACAGCGCGGACGGTCAATTGCGAGGGCTGCTGGGCGGATGGACCGATCTGGCCAAGCGGACAAGGCAGGCGTGA
- the thrC gene encoding threonine synthase has protein sequence MRYISTRGQAPALNFEDVLLAGLATDGGLYVPENLPRFTQEEIASWAGLPYHELAFRVMRPFVSGSIPDADFKKILEETYGVFSHSAVAPLRQLNGNEWVLELFHGPTLAFKDFALQLLGRLLDYVLEKRGERVVIVGATSGDTGSAAIEGCKHCENVDIFILHPHNRVSEVQRRQMTTIFGENIHNIAIEGNFDDCQEMVKASFADQSFLKGTRLVAVNSINWARIMAQIVYYFHAALQLGGPARSVSFSVPTGNFGDIFAGYLARNMGLPINQLIVATNRNDILHRFMSGNQYVKETLHATLSPSMDIMVSSNFERLLFDLHGRNGAAIAGLMDTFKQGGGFSVEQERWTEARKLFDSLAVDDAQTCETIAEVFEQTGELLDPHTAIGVKAARECRRSLDIPMVILGTAHPVKFPDAVEKAGVGKALELPAHLSDLFERDERCTVLPNDLKAVQAFVSQHGNRGKPL, from the coding sequence ATGCGTTATATCAGTACCCGCGGCCAGGCACCGGCCCTGAATTTCGAAGACGTCCTGCTGGCCGGTCTTGCCACCGACGGCGGTCTGTACGTCCCGGAAAACCTGCCACGTTTCACCCAGGAAGAAATCGCTTCCTGGGCCGGCCTGCCGTATCACGAACTGGCCTTCCGGGTGATGCGCCCATTCGTCTCCGGCAGCATCCCGGATGCCGATTTCAAAAAGATTCTTGAAGAAACCTATGGCGTGTTTTCCCACAGCGCTGTAGCCCCGTTGCGTCAACTGAACGGTAACGAATGGGTGCTGGAGCTGTTCCACGGCCCGACCCTGGCGTTCAAGGACTTCGCCCTGCAACTGCTCGGTCGCTTGCTCGACTACGTGCTGGAAAAACGCGGCGAGCGCGTAGTGATCGTCGGTGCTACTTCCGGCGACACCGGTTCGGCGGCCATCGAAGGCTGCAAGCACTGCGAAAACGTCGACATCTTCATCCTGCACCCACACAACCGCGTGTCCGAAGTGCAGCGTCGCCAGATGACCACCATCTTCGGCGAGAACATCCACAACATCGCCATCGAAGGCAACTTCGATGACTGCCAGGAAATGGTCAAGGCGAGCTTCGCCGACCAGAGCTTCCTCAAGGGCACTCGCCTGGTAGCGGTGAACTCGATCAACTGGGCGCGGATCATGGCCCAGATCGTTTACTACTTCCACGCAGCCCTGCAACTGGGCGGCCCGGCGCGTTCGGTATCGTTCTCGGTGCCGACCGGCAACTTCGGCGATATCTTCGCCGGTTACCTGGCGCGCAACATGGGCCTGCCGATCAATCAGTTGATCGTCGCCACCAACCGCAACGACATCCTGCACCGCTTCATGAGCGGCAATCAGTACGTCAAGGAAACCCTGCACGCCACGCTGTCGCCGTCCATGGACATCATGGTCTCGTCGAACTTCGAACGCCTGCTGTTCGACCTGCACGGTCGCAACGGCGCGGCGATTGCCGGTTTGATGGACACCTTCAAGCAGGGTGGCGGTTTCAGCGTCGAACAGGAACGCTGGACCGAGGCACGCAAGCTGTTCGATTCGCTGGCGGTGGATGATGCCCAAACCTGCGAAACCATTGCCGAAGTCTTCGAGCAAACCGGCGAGCTGCTGGACCCGCACACCGCCATCGGTGTGAAGGCCGCGCGCGAATGCCGTCGCAGCCTGGATATCCCGATGGTGATCCTGGGCACGGCTCATCCGGTCAAATTCCCGGACGCGGTGGAAAAAGCCGGTGTAGGAAAAGCGCTCGAACTACCTGCACATCTTTCTGATTTGTTTGAGCGAGATGAACGTTGCACCGTGTTGCCGAACGACCTGAAAGCCGTGCAGGCCTTTGTCAGTCAGCATGGCAACCGCGGCAAGCCACTGTAA